One window of Flavobacterium dauae genomic DNA carries:
- a CDS encoding glycosyltransferase family 61 protein codes for MLNFLKKIGLLQKLNHLCSDLFENKIKINDFRSKLPKEAFVLQEPFVFEIDLLNCQITSNPYWKNITIQKSDTLYYTEITGASIVGRGIVLNDKKEVILESTIFQKEYLNKLNSNHLVYFKNSIPNKKVTKVLSLANRLDGNYFHWIMESLSRILIVYETDNFNDYSIVITENTPLFVKESLAFLFSIPNNRIIEKKMIECLVTTKTMIVPFPHIRNEKTQMTNVYYPEIIKNINKLAHKRLAEKHTNSNKIYPKNIIISRKNAIERRIINEKQLINKLLEHEFVVLHLENLSFEEQILHFYHAEKIIAVHGAGITNVIFGKKILLIELFPVERTIRDVFYFVQITAALQFKHCVIEYKSYNQQQDLFIDDAIYDKILNALVVT; via the coding sequence ATGTTGAACTTTTTAAAGAAAATAGGGCTTTTGCAGAAATTAAATCATTTATGTAGTGATTTATTTGAAAATAAAATTAAAATAAATGATTTTAGGTCAAAATTACCTAAAGAGGCTTTTGTTTTGCAAGAACCTTTTGTTTTTGAGATTGATTTGTTAAACTGTCAAATTACAAGTAATCCATATTGGAAAAACATAACCATACAAAAAAGCGATACCTTGTATTATACTGAAATAACCGGTGCAAGTATTGTTGGCAGAGGCATTGTTTTAAATGATAAAAAAGAAGTTATTTTAGAAAGCACTATTTTTCAAAAAGAATATCTTAATAAATTAAATAGCAATCATTTAGTTTATTTCAAAAATAGTATTCCCAATAAAAAAGTAACTAAAGTTTTATCGTTAGCAAACCGTTTAGATGGTAATTATTTTCATTGGATAATGGAATCTTTATCAAGGATTTTAATAGTGTATGAAACAGATAATTTTAACGACTATAGCATTGTAATTACAGAAAATACGCCATTATTTGTCAAAGAGTCATTGGCTTTTCTTTTTTCGATACCAAATAATAGGATAATAGAAAAGAAAATGATAGAATGTCTTGTTACAACTAAAACAATGATTGTTCCTTTTCCGCATATTAGAAACGAGAAAACACAGATGACTAACGTGTATTATCCCGAAATAATTAAAAATATTAATAAGCTTGCACATAAAAGGTTAGCAGAAAAACATACTAACAGCAACAAAATATATCCTAAAAATATTATTATTTCAAGAAAAAATGCGATTGAGAGAAGAATAATAAATGAAAAGCAATTAATTAATAAGTTACTTGAGCATGAATTTGTTGTGTTACATTTAGAAAATCTTTCGTTTGAAGAACAAATTTTACATTTTTATCATGCCGAAAAAATAATAGCTGTTCATGGTGCCGGAATTACAAATGTTATTTTTGGTAAAAAGATTTTGTTAATAGAATTATTTCCTGTTGAAAGAACCATTAGAGATGTGTTTTATTTTGTACAAATTACAGCAGCTTTACAGTTTAAACATTGTGTTATAGAATACAAATCATATAACCAACAACAAGATCTATTTATTGATGATGCCATTTATGATAAGATTTTAAATGCTTTAGTTGTTACCTAA